A genomic segment from Brevundimonas mediterranea encodes:
- a CDS encoding type I restriction-modification system subunit M, which yields MRAAQAVGTGACMAVKKSEIYSSLWASCDALRGGMDASQYKDYVLVLLFVKYVSDKYAGDPNGLIEVPDGGSFADMVALKGDKDIGERINIIIAKLAEANDLKGVIDVADFNDPEKLGSGREMVDRLSSLVAIFNRPELDFRKNRAEGDDILGDAYEYLMRHFATESGKSKGQFYTPAEVSRIMAKAIGISASKSADQTIYDPTCGSGSLLLKARDEAPHGITIYGQEKDVATRALAKMNMVLHDCPTAEIWRDNTLSSPHFKNAAGGLKTFDFVVANPPFSDKAWGTGLDPANDLYDRFDYGVPPAKNGDYAYLLHILASLKTTGKGAVILPHGVLFRGNAEADIREKIVRKGYIKGIIGLPANLFYGTGIPACIVVLDKENAHARTGIFMVDASKGFVKDGNKNRLRSQDLHKIVDAFTKQVEIDKYSRMVPLAEIEKHGFNLNIPRYIDSSEPEDLQDIEAHLKGGIPVRDVDALSDFWRELPAVRATLFGPGDRPGYLTPLVDAAEVKGAILNHPEFAAFTERVTEVFATWAADHLERLRHIAIGDHPKELIATISEDLLDRFKPVPLIDGYDVYQHLMTYWAEVMQDDTYILVQDGWAAGRVIRELVKNADGKFTETPDITLGRRKLKAELIPPTFVVARFFAAEQASLEALEAKAEEAARAVEELDEEHGGEDGLLFEAKTGKSKLTAKSVKDRIKDIRLDNDAGEERAMLKTCLSLIQAAADADAAVNAAQAALDAAVVAQYAKLTEDRVRALLVEDKWLAQVRADIGAEVDRVSQALAGRVKVLAERYATPLPKLAEDLDVLSARVAAHLKQMGFTA from the coding sequence TTGCGTGCCGCGCAGGCAGTTGGCACGGGGGCATGCATGGCAGTCAAGAAATCTGAGATCTACAGCTCCCTCTGGGCCAGCTGCGACGCTCTTCGCGGCGGTATGGATGCGTCTCAGTACAAGGACTACGTCCTCGTGCTGCTGTTCGTGAAATACGTCTCCGATAAATACGCCGGCGACCCGAACGGCCTGATCGAAGTGCCGGACGGCGGCAGCTTCGCCGACATGGTCGCGCTCAAGGGCGACAAGGACATTGGCGAGAGGATCAACATCATCATCGCCAAGCTCGCCGAGGCTAACGACCTCAAGGGCGTGATCGACGTCGCAGACTTCAACGATCCGGAAAAGCTGGGCTCCGGAAGGGAGATGGTCGATCGCCTCTCCAGTCTCGTGGCGATCTTCAACCGGCCCGAATTGGATTTCCGCAAGAACCGCGCGGAAGGCGACGACATTCTGGGCGACGCCTATGAATACCTCATGCGCCACTTTGCGACTGAGTCAGGCAAGAGCAAGGGCCAGTTCTACACCCCGGCCGAGGTCTCGCGGATCATGGCCAAGGCCATCGGCATCAGCGCCTCGAAGAGCGCGGACCAGACGATCTACGATCCGACCTGCGGGTCCGGGTCCCTGTTGCTCAAAGCGCGCGATGAGGCCCCCCACGGCATCACCATCTACGGCCAGGAGAAGGATGTTGCGACCCGCGCCCTCGCCAAGATGAACATGGTGCTGCACGACTGCCCGACCGCCGAAATCTGGCGCGACAACACCCTGTCCAGCCCTCATTTCAAGAACGCGGCCGGCGGTTTGAAAACCTTCGACTTCGTCGTCGCCAACCCACCGTTCTCGGACAAGGCATGGGGTACCGGCCTCGATCCGGCCAACGATCTCTATGACCGGTTCGACTATGGCGTGCCGCCCGCCAAGAACGGCGACTACGCCTATCTCCTACACATCCTCGCCTCGCTGAAGACGACCGGGAAGGGCGCGGTCATCCTGCCCCACGGCGTCCTCTTCCGGGGCAATGCCGAGGCTGACATCCGCGAGAAGATCGTCCGAAAAGGCTACATCAAGGGCATCATCGGTTTGCCCGCGAACCTGTTCTACGGCACCGGCATCCCGGCCTGCATCGTGGTGCTCGACAAGGAAAACGCCCACGCCCGGACCGGCATCTTCATGGTCGACGCCTCCAAGGGCTTCGTGAAGGACGGCAACAAGAACCGTCTGCGGTCCCAGGACCTGCACAAGATTGTCGACGCTTTCACCAAGCAGGTCGAGATCGACAAATATTCCCGCATGGTGCCGCTGGCCGAGATCGAAAAGCACGGCTTCAACCTCAACATCCCGCGCTACATCGACTCCTCCGAACCCGAAGACCTGCAGGATATCGAAGCGCATCTGAAGGGCGGCATACCGGTCCGCGACGTCGATGCACTGTCTGATTTCTGGCGCGAGCTGCCTGCGGTCCGGGCTACATTGTTCGGTCCGGGCGACCGGCCGGGCTACCTGACGCCGTTGGTCGATGCCGCCGAGGTCAAGGGCGCGATCCTGAACCACCCCGAGTTTGCCGCCTTCACCGAGCGGGTGACCGAGGTGTTCGCGACATGGGCGGCAGATCATCTCGAACGGTTGCGGCACATCGCCATCGGCGACCATCCCAAGGAGCTGATCGCCACCATTTCCGAAGACCTGCTGGATCGCTTCAAGCCCGTGCCGCTGATCGACGGCTACGACGTCTATCAGCACCTGATGACCTATTGGGCCGAGGTCATGCAGGACGACACCTACATCCTCGTCCAGGACGGTTGGGCGGCGGGGCGGGTGATCCGCGAACTGGTCAAGAATGCCGACGGCAAGTTCACGGAAACCCCCGACATCACGCTGGGGCGGCGCAAGTTGAAGGCGGAGCTGATCCCGCCCACTTTTGTCGTGGCGCGGTTCTTTGCCGCCGAGCAGGCTTCGCTGGAAGCTTTGGAGGCTAAGGCCGAAGAGGCCGCGCGGGCGGTGGAGGAGCTGGACGAAGAACACGGCGGTGAGGATGGGCTGCTGTTTGAAGCCAAGACCGGCAAGAGCAAGCTGACCGCGAAATCGGTCAAGGACCGGATCAAGGACATCCGACTGGACAATGACGCGGGCGAGGAGCGGGCGATGCTGAAAACCTGCCTGTCGCTGATCCAGGCGGCGGCGGATGCCGATGCGGCGGTCAATGCGGCGCAGGCGGCGCTGGATGCGGCGGTGGTGGCCCAGTATGCCAAGCTCACCGAGGATCGGGTGAGAGCCCTGCTGGTCGAGGACAAATGGCTGGCGCAGGTACGGGCGGATATCGGGGCCGAGGTGGACCGCGTGTCCCAGGCGCTGGCAGGGCGCGTCAAGGTTCTGGCGGAACGCTATGCCACGCCGCTGCCGAAGCTGGCCGAGGATCTGGACGTGCTGAGCGCCCGTGTGGCCGCGCATCTGAAGCAGATGGGGTTCACGGCGTGA
- a CDS encoding tyrosine-type recombinase/integrase has translation MAFVTDKEELKPGLIIFRRGDLQTRDWYCRVRLPKATRYKTIALKTPDITTARTLAYDHESEIRFSLKRNLPVFNRPFATVAKDYIAEQRLRAQRGEITLGRVKLIESVVKNQLNPYVGKTQIDLIALDRWQNYPSWRRSLGQGRMTRHGNVRPMTEVERSAAKEVAEGKAKEKLRRDGKPPETNPKAEQTEWIIVSDATIRFEMKIYRAIINDAISKQEAPPHHRIEGMPSLEKQRRDAFTLEEYRRLHTYARTKWVGAAKTKTARWYREMVYQFVLIMCNTGMRPSEARNLRWRDVMEATDKNGQPVTVLSVRGKGKSRQLVAPSSNVGKYLDRIRAIAVSTAPETPVFSNANGKEERTLYKAFIADLLDDANLRVGPSGILRSTYSFRHTYATIRLTEGVSELLLAEQMGTSVQMIQEHYGHVDTIKHADLVLQGMSDWEPQESVATTEEKQRVQIKRAARAKRTTEPRKPH, from the coding sequence ATGGCGTTTGTCACGGACAAGGAAGAACTGAAACCCGGACTAATCATCTTCCGGCGTGGTGATTTGCAGACGCGGGATTGGTACTGCCGTGTGAGGCTGCCGAAGGCGACGCGCTACAAGACTATCGCCTTGAAGACGCCGGACATCACGACGGCGCGCACCCTGGCATACGACCACGAAAGCGAAATCCGCTTCTCGTTGAAGCGCAATCTGCCGGTGTTCAACCGCCCGTTTGCGACGGTGGCGAAGGACTATATCGCAGAGCAGAGACTGCGCGCGCAGCGAGGCGAGATCACTCTCGGCCGGGTCAAGCTCATCGAGTCGGTCGTGAAGAACCAACTCAACCCCTATGTCGGCAAGACCCAGATCGACCTGATCGCGCTGGATCGCTGGCAGAACTATCCGTCCTGGCGACGGTCGCTCGGTCAAGGGCGGATGACACGCCACGGTAACGTGCGACCGATGACGGAGGTCGAACGCTCTGCCGCCAAAGAGGTCGCCGAAGGCAAGGCCAAGGAAAAGCTTCGTCGGGACGGCAAGCCGCCCGAGACGAACCCCAAGGCGGAGCAAACGGAATGGATCATCGTCAGCGACGCCACCATCCGTTTCGAGATGAAGATCTACCGCGCCATCATCAATGACGCGATTTCAAAACAGGAGGCCCCGCCCCATCACCGCATCGAGGGGATGCCGTCGCTGGAGAAGCAGCGCCGCGATGCCTTCACGCTGGAGGAATACCGCCGCCTTCACACCTACGCCCGCACCAAATGGGTCGGGGCCGCAAAGACCAAAACCGCCCGCTGGTATCGGGAGATGGTTTATCAGTTCGTCCTCATCATGTGCAACACGGGCATGCGGCCCTCAGAGGCGCGTAACCTGCGTTGGCGCGACGTGATGGAGGCGACCGACAAGAACGGCCAGCCGGTCACGGTGTTGTCCGTGCGGGGCAAGGGCAAGTCCCGCCAGCTTGTCGCTCCGAGTAGCAACGTCGGGAAATATCTGGACCGCATCCGCGCCATTGCTGTGAGCACCGCTCCAGAGACGCCAGTGTTCAGCAACGCTAACGGCAAGGAAGAACGCACCCTCTATAAGGCTTTCATCGCCGACTTGCTGGACGACGCGAACCTGCGTGTCGGCCCCTCCGGCATTCTTCGCTCGACCTATTCGTTCCGGCATACCTACGCCACCATCCGGTTGACCGAAGGCGTTAGCGAGTTGCTGCTGGCCGAGCAGATGGGAACTTCGGTGCAGATGATCCAGGAGCATTACGGCCATGTGGACACCATCAAACATGCCGACCTCGTGTTGCAGGGCATGAGCGATTGGGAGCCGCAGGAGTCGGTGGCCACGACTGAGGAAAAACAAAGAGTTCAGATCAAACGCGCCGCGCGGGCCAAGCGAACGACAGAACCGCGCAAACCCCATTGA
- a CDS encoding DUF2312 domain-containing protein, whose product MADDAAFDASSDVLTATAQGRLRSIIERLERLEEDKQAVMTDMKEVFAEAKGEGYDVKILRKVIRIRKQDKAKRQEEDAILDLYLSALGEI is encoded by the coding sequence ATGGCCGATGACGCCGCCTTCGACGCCTCGTCCGATGTTCTGACCGCGACGGCCCAGGGCCGGCTGCGCTCCATCATCGAGCGTCTTGAACGCCTTGAGGAAGACAAGCAGGCCGTGATGACGGACATGAAGGAAGTCTTCGCCGAGGCCAAGGGCGAGGGCTATGACGTCAAAATCCTGCGCAAGGTCATCCGCATCCGCAAGCAGGACAAGGCCAAGCGCCAGGAAGAGGACGCCATCCTGGACCTCTATCTGTCGGCCCTCGGCGAGATCTGA
- the ykgO gene encoding type B 50S ribosomal protein L36: MKVRSSLKSLKTRHRDCKVVRRKGVVFVINKTDPRFKAKQG; this comes from the coding sequence ATGAAGGTCCGCAGCTCGCTCAAGTCCCTGAAGACCCGTCACCGCGACTGCAAGGTCGTGCGTCGCAAGGGCGTCGTCTTCGTCATCAACAAGACCGACCCGCGCTTCAAGGCGAAGCAGGGCTAA
- a CDS encoding lytic murein transglycosylase: MRFSYRLLLICCVAACAPMLPEPPVNLPTPTPDPGAPVAAPTPAPQTPPLAAYDQQGFEGWKQGFLARKGGGRRADYERELAGLTPDASVVRLDRNQPEFSKPAGAYIQNAVTPVRIAQAKQRIDRVPWPVVQRFGVPSEILVGVWAQESAFGQVQGDYDVIRSLATLAYDGRRRDWAEAQLKDALDIVVDGRREREGLKGSWAGAMGQTQFMPDNYLRLGVDQDGDGKVDIWGDDADALASAANLLAQAGWKRGQGWGYEVVLPAGFNYAEAEGPKHNWAHWAARGVRLSQGGTPNGAEALEEATILLPQGANGPAFLALPNHYVIRRYNNSVSYALAIGLTADGIMGKPGLTKAWPNDASMSREQRIGAQAALTRLGYDTQGVDGVIGTNTRTALRRWQQANGRIADGYLTAALADELIRKAN, from the coding sequence ATGCGCTTTTCCTATCGCCTACTCCTCATCTGCTGTGTCGCCGCCTGCGCGCCGATGCTGCCCGAGCCGCCCGTCAATTTGCCGACGCCGACGCCTGACCCGGGCGCGCCCGTCGCGGCGCCGACGCCCGCGCCCCAGACGCCGCCCCTGGCCGCCTATGACCAGCAGGGGTTCGAAGGCTGGAAACAGGGATTCCTGGCGCGCAAGGGCGGGGGCCGTCGCGCCGACTACGAACGCGAACTGGCCGGGCTGACGCCCGACGCCTCGGTCGTGCGGCTGGACCGCAATCAGCCCGAATTCTCCAAGCCCGCCGGCGCCTATATCCAGAATGCGGTGACGCCGGTGCGAATCGCCCAGGCCAAGCAGCGGATCGACCGCGTGCCGTGGCCGGTGGTCCAGCGCTTCGGCGTGCCGTCCGAGATCCTGGTCGGGGTCTGGGCTCAGGAGAGCGCCTTCGGTCAGGTCCAGGGCGACTATGACGTCATCCGCTCGCTGGCGACCCTGGCCTATGACGGCCGCCGCCGCGACTGGGCCGAGGCCCAGCTGAAGGACGCGCTGGACATCGTCGTCGACGGCCGGCGCGAACGCGAGGGTCTAAAGGGCAGCTGGGCCGGGGCCATGGGCCAGACCCAGTTCATGCCCGACAACTATCTGCGCCTCGGCGTCGATCAGGACGGCGACGGCAAGGTCGACATCTGGGGCGACGACGCGGACGCCCTGGCCTCCGCCGCCAATCTGCTGGCCCAGGCCGGCTGGAAGCGCGGCCAGGGCTGGGGTTACGAAGTCGTCCTGCCCGCAGGCTTCAACTACGCCGAGGCCGAAGGGCCGAAACACAACTGGGCCCACTGGGCGGCCAGGGGCGTGCGCCTGTCCCAGGGCGGCACGCCGAACGGCGCCGAGGCGCTGGAAGAGGCGACCATCCTGTTGCCCCAGGGCGCGAACGGCCCGGCCTTCCTGGCCCTGCCGAACCATTATGTGATCCGGCGCTACAACAACTCGGTCTCCTACGCCCTGGCCATCGGCCTGACGGCGGACGGGATCATGGGCAAGCCCGGCCTGACCAAGGCCTGGCCCAACGACGCCTCCATGTCGCGCGAACAGCGGATCGGCGCCCAGGCCGCCCTGACGCGGCTGGGCTATGACACTCAAGGGGTCGACGGGGTCATCGGAACCAACACGCGCACGGCCCTGCGCCGCTGGCAACAGGCCAACGGCCGCATCGCCGACGGCTATCTGACCGCCGCCCTGGCCGACGAACTGATCCGCAAGGCGAACTGA
- the tdh gene encoding L-threonine 3-dehydrogenase codes for MTDTMKALAKTAPGVGLELIDAPIPEAGPEDVLIRVHRTAVCGTDIHIWNWDEWSQKNVPTPMITGHEFAGEIVAVGKDVDRPLKIGQRVSAEGHVIDLNSEAARAGHFHLDPKTRGIGVNRQGAFAEFVVAPAFNVIELPDDVPYEIGSILDPFGNAVHTAQQFDLLGEDVLVTGAGPIGMMAAAVARHAGARTVVLTDINDFRLELAQKVAPGVRTVNTTKEDIHDVMKELGLKVGFDVALEMSGSPIAFRQCVDTLIMGGGMAMLGIPGKPMETDWGAIILKALTIKGVYGREMFTTWRKMLGLLKAGLDLSPLITHRLDYADYREGFEAMKSGQSGKVVLNWDKAA; via the coding sequence ATGACCGACACGATGAAGGCCCTGGCCAAGACCGCCCCGGGCGTCGGCCTGGAACTGATCGACGCGCCGATCCCCGAGGCGGGACCGGAGGATGTGCTGATCCGCGTCCATCGCACCGCCGTCTGCGGCACCGACATCCACATCTGGAACTGGGACGAGTGGTCCCAGAAGAACGTCCCGACCCCGATGATCACCGGCCACGAGTTCGCCGGCGAGATCGTCGCCGTCGGCAAGGATGTGGATCGCCCGCTGAAGATCGGCCAGCGCGTCTCGGCCGAGGGGCATGTCATCGACCTGAACTCCGAAGCGGCCCGCGCCGGCCATTTCCACTTGGACCCCAAGACGCGCGGCATCGGCGTCAACCGCCAGGGCGCCTTCGCCGAGTTCGTGGTGGCGCCGGCCTTCAACGTCATCGAACTGCCGGACGACGTGCCCTATGAGATCGGCTCGATCCTGGATCCGTTCGGCAATGCGGTGCACACGGCGCAGCAGTTCGACCTGCTGGGCGAGGACGTCCTGGTCACCGGCGCCGGCCCCATCGGCATGATGGCCGCCGCCGTGGCCCGCCACGCGGGGGCGCGCACCGTGGTCCTGACCGATATCAACGACTTCCGGCTGGAGCTGGCGCAGAAGGTGGCGCCGGGCGTGCGCACCGTGAACACGACCAAGGAAGACATCCACGACGTCATGAAGGAGCTGGGCCTGAAGGTCGGCTTCGACGTGGCGCTGGAGATGTCCGGCTCGCCGATCGCCTTCAGACAGTGCGTCGATACCCTAATCATGGGCGGCGGCATGGCCATGCTGGGCATCCCCGGCAAACCCATGGAGACCGACTGGGGCGCGATCATCCTGAAGGCCCTGACGATCAAGGGCGTCTATGGCCGCGAGATGTTCACCACCTGGCGCAAGATGCTGGGCCTGCTGAAGGCCGGCCTGGACCTGAGCCCGCTGATCACCCACCGGCTGGATTACGCCGACTATCGCGAAGGCTTCGAGGCGATGAAGTCGGGCCAGTCGGGCAAGGTGGTGCTGAACTGGGACAAGGCGGCCTGA
- a CDS encoding glycine C-acetyltransferase — translation MTQSFYDRVAGELTEIDAQGLTKPERIIASRQGPVIQVAGRDVLNFCANNYLGLAGDERVVQAGIAAQQKWGAGTASVRFICGTLEIHKELEAAIAGYLGFEDAILFAAAFDANGGLFEPLLGENDAIVSDSLNHASIIDGVRLCKAKRYRFANSDMDELESRLKEAREAGARDIIIATDGAFSMDGYIAKLDQIRVLADRYDALIMVDDCHATGFLGPQGKGSFAHHGVEVDFVTGTFGKALGGAMGGFICAKKSVVELLKQRARPYLFSNALAPAVCGSSLEAIRIAQGVEGDALRTRLSANAHRYRMAMTDAGFDLLNGEHPIIPVMLGDAKLAQDFAARALELGVYVIGFSFPVVPRGQARIRTQMSAAHSFDQIDRTVAAFTQAGRELGVI, via the coding sequence ATGACCCAGAGCTTCTATGACCGCGTCGCCGGCGAACTGACCGAGATCGACGCCCAGGGCCTGACCAAGCCCGAACGCATCATCGCCTCGCGTCAGGGGCCGGTGATCCAGGTCGCCGGCCGCGACGTGCTGAACTTCTGCGCCAACAACTATCTGGGCCTGGCGGGCGACGAACGCGTCGTCCAGGCCGGGATCGCCGCTCAGCAGAAGTGGGGCGCAGGCACGGCCTCGGTCCGCTTCATCTGCGGCACCCTGGAGATCCACAAGGAGCTGGAAGCCGCCATCGCCGGCTATCTGGGTTTCGAGGACGCCATCCTGTTCGCCGCCGCCTTCGACGCCAACGGCGGCCTGTTCGAACCCCTGCTGGGCGAGAACGACGCCATCGTGTCGGACAGCCTGAACCACGCCTCGATCATCGACGGGGTGCGGCTGTGCAAGGCCAAGCGCTATCGCTTCGCCAACTCGGATATGGATGAGCTGGAAAGCCGCCTGAAGGAGGCCCGCGAGGCCGGCGCCCGCGACATCATCATCGCCACCGACGGCGCCTTCTCGATGGACGGCTATATCGCCAAACTGGATCAGATCCGGGTGCTGGCCGACAGGTACGACGCCCTGATCATGGTGGACGACTGTCACGCCACCGGCTTCCTGGGTCCGCAAGGCAAGGGATCCTTCGCCCATCACGGGGTCGAGGTGGATTTCGTCACCGGCACCTTCGGCAAGGCCCTGGGCGGCGCCATGGGCGGCTTCATCTGCGCGAAGAAGTCGGTGGTCGAACTGCTGAAGCAGCGGGCGCGGCCCTATCTGTTCTCCAACGCCCTGGCGCCGGCCGTGTGCGGCTCCAGCCTGGAGGCCATCCGTATCGCTCAAGGGGTGGAGGGCGACGCCCTGCGCACCCGCCTGTCGGCCAACGCCCACCGCTATCGCATGGCCATGACCGATGCGGGCTTCGACCTGCTGAACGGCGAACATCCGATCATCCCTGTCATGCTGGGCGACGCCAAACTGGCGCAGGACTTCGCGGCGCGGGCGCTGGAGCTGGGCGTCTATGTGATCGGCTTTTCCTTCCCCGTCGTGCCGCGCGGCCAGGCCCGCATCCGCACCCAGATGTCGGCGGCGCATAGCTTCGACCAGATCGACCGCACGGTGGCGGCGTTTACGCAGGCGGGACGAGAACTGGGCGTCATTTAG
- a CDS encoding DUF4232 domain-containing protein, with protein MEDLTMMRRLTAFVVLAALTGVSACQQAEPEQPTAPVEPQPAPASAVPAVGYACESGAMVEARYPDTATAQLAYKGRTYDLRSVEAASGARYVGSGVEWWTAPRDGQEKATLSRLGPNEEVGVAVLEQCARPVATAATAAPAPQALPGQTTTPAPGGVLPASTPCKGPQLKLAAEGGDAGAGNRVRNFSLQNLGAQACSLTGYPGVTLLDGQGRPLTSIRADQSPGSYFRQGQAPAPVELAPRAKAYFEVAWNVVPDETMQKTCPSVATLRATAPGDTAAVSLPFEFQPCGGKIRVSPIRAEADPEMAT; from the coding sequence ATGGAAGACCTGACCATGATGCGCCGCCTGACCGCTTTCGTCGTCCTCGCCGCCCTGACCGGGGTCTCCGCCTGTCAGCAGGCGGAGCCGGAGCAGCCGACCGCCCCGGTCGAGCCCCAGCCGGCGCCCGCGTCGGCCGTTCCGGCTGTCGGCTACGCCTGCGAGAGCGGGGCGATGGTCGAGGCGCGTTATCCCGACACGGCCACGGCGCAACTGGCCTACAAGGGGCGGACCTATGATCTGCGCTCGGTCGAGGCGGCCAGCGGCGCCCGCTATGTCGGCTCGGGCGTCGAATGGTGGACCGCCCCCCGCGACGGCCAGGAGAAGGCGACCCTGAGCCGCCTCGGCCCCAACGAGGAGGTCGGGGTGGCGGTGCTGGAACAATGCGCGCGGCCGGTGGCGACGGCGGCGACCGCCGCGCCGGCTCCGCAAGCCTTGCCGGGCCAGACGACCACGCCCGCGCCGGGCGGAGTCCTGCCTGCGTCCACGCCCTGCAAGGGACCGCAGCTGAAGCTGGCGGCCGAGGGCGGCGACGCCGGGGCGGGCAACCGGGTGCGCAACTTCAGCCTCCAGAACCTCGGCGCCCAGGCGTGCAGCCTGACCGGCTATCCGGGCGTGACGCTGCTGGACGGGCAGGGGCGGCCCCTGACCTCAATCCGCGCCGACCAGAGCCCCGGCAGCTATTTCCGTCAGGGCCAGGCGCCGGCGCCGGTCGAACTGGCGCCCCGGGCCAAGGCCTATTTCGAGGTGGCGTGGAACGTCGTGCCGGACGAGACGATGCAGAAGACCTGCCCCAGCGTCGCCACCCTGCGCGCCACAGCGCCGGGCGACACGGCGGCCGTCAGCCTGCCCTTCGAGTTCCAGCCGTGCGGCGGCAAGATCCGCGTCAGCCCGATCCGGGCCGAGGCGGACCCCGAGATGGCGACCTAA
- the mce gene encoding methylmalonyl-CoA epimerase, whose amino-acid sequence MIGALNHVGVATPSIADSIKLYRDILGATKIGEPFDLPAQGVKVCFIDTPTAQIELIEPYDDTSPIVGFLAKNPKGGQHHVCFEVADIHAAVAEMRAKGVTILGTGEPRIGAHGTPVVFLHPRDMGGVLIELMETPKGAH is encoded by the coding sequence ATGATCGGCGCCCTGAACCATGTCGGGGTCGCCACGCCCTCCATCGCGGACTCGATCAAACTGTATCGGGACATTCTGGGGGCGACGAAGATCGGAGAGCCGTTCGACCTGCCGGCGCAGGGGGTGAAGGTCTGTTTCATCGACACCCCGACGGCCCAGATCGAGCTGATCGAACCCTATGACGACACCAGCCCCATCGTCGGCTTCCTGGCCAAGAACCCCAAGGGCGGCCAGCACCACGTCTGTTTCGAGGTCGCCGACATCCACGCCGCCGTCGCCGAGATGCGGGCCAAGGGCGTCACAATCCTGGGCACGGGCGAGCCGCGCATCGGGGCGCACGGGACGCCGGTCGTCTTCCTGCATCCGCGCGACATGGGCGGGGTGCTGATCGAGCTGATGGAGACGCCGAAAGGCGCGCACTGA